A DNA window from Candidatus Methanoperedens sp. contains the following coding sequences:
- a CDS encoding dual specificity protein phosphatase family protein, with product MERARMFDACIDLEGGIDPNSSDFKIYLNWAIEDAGLPDLDILKLVASFGYDLAYKKKMKVLVHCKQGIKRASLINGVILWMI from the coding sequence GTGGAAAGAGCCAGGATGTTTGATGCTTGCATCGACCTGGAAGGCGGTATAGATCCGAACTCAAGCGATTTTAAAATATATTTAAACTGGGCAATAGAAGATGCCGGATTGCCGGATTTAGATATTTTAAAGCTGGTTGCATCTTTTGGATATGATCTGGCCTATAAAAAGAAGATGAAAGTCCTGGTTCATTGCAAGCAGGGGATAAAACGGGCAAGTTTGATAAACGGTGTAATTTTATGGATGATTTGA